TTAACACAGAAAATAGTCTTGAAAACTAAAGCTTTCTCAAACTTAGGTAGATGAAAAAAGTCTGATCCAGTAACCCCGGAGTGCTACCTACTGTCAAGTCCTGGGTGTGATTAAAATCCGTACTCTATGAAACCCCTTGGAAGCGGCTGGGGCATTTTCCTGAGAAAAGGCTAATAGGTGTTTGTCAAATTTTCTAATAAGCTGGCCAAATCTGGTAGAAAACTTCCCGAAAGAAAGAGGGTTTTCATAGAGTACGGATTTTAATCACACCCGTCAAGTCCTTGTTGACTTGACATTAGGTCATACTCCGAGGTAAAATCGTGGTAAGGAAATTATTTACAGGTAGGACATGGCACAGAAAAAACGGATCCTTTTAATTGAAGATGAAGAAGATATCGCAGCACTGATCAAGCTGCAGGCTGACCTTTCGGGTTATAAACTCCATGTTGAGGTCGATGGGATCAATGGCTACAGAGCTGTTGAGAGGGAAAAGCCCGATCTTGTCATTGTCGATGTGATGCTTCCCGGGCAAAATGGATTCGATATCTGCCGAAAAATTAAGAGCAATCCAGAGCTCAAAAATATTCCGGTCATTATTTTAAGTGCCAAAGGAGAGGAGCTGGATGTTGTTTTAGGTCTCGAGCTTGGCGCCGATGACTATGTGGCGAAGCCTTTCTCACCAAAAATTCTTTTTTCCCGCATCAAAGCAATCTTACGTCGCGGTAAAGAACCTGAAAAAATGCAAAAACTTTTGGTTTTTGGGGAGTTTGCCTTGGATGTCACCCGCTATATGCTTAAAAAAGATGGAGAGGCTATCACCATCACCCTCTCTGAGTTTGGAATCCTTAAACGTCTTGTGACGAATCAAGGAAAGGTGCTCACGCGCAATCAACTCTTAGACGATGTCCATAACGATGATGCCTTTATCGTGGATCGGAATATCGATGTCCATATCGCTGCTTTGAGGAAAAAACTAGGGCCTAACTTTAACTGGATCGAGACGGTTCGTGGGGTCGGCTACCGCCTCCGTGAAGAACCTGTTGCGGTCAAGTGAACAAAATAGAGAGAAGCTCTTTTCGAGCGATCCTTAGTGTCCTTTTCTTGGATAATTTGGGGCTCGTTGTTGTTTACCCGATTTTTACCCCTCTTGTCCTGAAACCGATCTACTCCCTTCTTCCCCCCGATTACCCCCTTTCTATTCGGCTGATTTTACTGGGGGTTTTGATCGCTGCTTTTCCCTTTGCTCAATTTATTGCAGGCCCTTTTATCGGCCACATCGCCGACACAAAAGGGAGGCGGTTTGGCTTGACCTTGGCTCTATTAGGAGAGACGATCGGTTTTTTAATGACGGGGATTGCAATCCACTTGATGAATTACCCTCTTCTCTTTTTTAGCCGCCTCTTCACCGGGTTTTTTGCGGGAAATTTAACGATCTGCCTTTGCGCAATTTCTGATATGAGTCCCAACCCTCAAACCCGCTCAAAAAATTTTGGGATCGTCTCAAGTGTGATCGGAATTAGCTTTGTTGCCGCAATTGTCCTTGGGGGAACGTTATCCAATGATGCCGTTGATAGTTTTTTTAGCTCTGCTTTCCCCTTTTGGGCAATGACTCTCTTTTCTCTTATCAATATTGGGATTGTCAAACTGAAGTTTACTGAAACGCATGTGGCTTGCAAAGCTAACTGTCACTACTTTCGGGAGCAAATTGGTGAGCTCTTGCAGGTTTTTAAAAACAAACACCTCAAGTATCTCTATTTTCTCTTCTTTTTCTTTATGCTGGGATGGGTGGTCTCCCTGCAGTTCCTCTCTACCTTCTTGATTGAACATTTTATAGGGACAAAGCTTGCAATTACCTTGACCTTCATTGGGGTCGGGGTTGCGTGGTGTGTAGGCAATATGGTTATCAATCGCTTCTTTGTGTCTCGCTTCAAAGTGGGGAAAATCCTCTTTTATTCCCTTTTACTCTCCACTGTTAGTCTTTTTGCCGCTTCTGAAGTCAGACACTTCTTTCTCTTTGTCCACTTTATCATCTTTGCTGGCCTTGCAGCATCTCTTGCTTGGACCAACTGCCTAGCGCTGATTTCAGCCAAGGCTCCCCCTCACCTTCAAGGTAAACTCCTGGGATTCAACCAGTCGGTTGCTACGATTTCGATGGTTTTTGCTCCCCTCTTCGGAGGCATGGTGGGTGAATTCGATATTCGAACAATTTATCTCTTCGCAAGTCTTTCTTTATTAATATCGATGATCTTTTCAATTAGATATAAAACAAAAACCCCCTTCTAATTCATTTATAAATGTGATAATTCTAAGAATAGACAGAAGATCTGTGTAAAAAAACTACAAATGTCTTAGGAAGAGGTCATTAACCTCAGATTTGGGTTTAGTTTGCTTAGCTCCAGAGAGAGTTTTGCTTAAATTTTCTTCTTTTTGATCGAAGGTAAGGGTCTAAGTGGCCCTTTCCGAGATCAAAAAGAAGAAAAGAAAACTAAAATCCCCTGGGACTGAGTGAAATAAACCCAAAACTGAGGTTATTATGATTAGGAAATCCTCGATTCTCGTTTTAGGCGCTACTGCATTGCTTATCGCTGGGTGTGAATCAAATACAGGAACAGGGGTCCTTGTTGGTGGTGTGGGTGGTGCTGCTATCGGAGGAATCGCTGGTGGGGGAACAGGAGCTGTTATTGGAGCAGCTTCAGGTGTGATCGTTGGAGGGCTGATTGGAGCGTACCTCGACAACCAAGAGCAAAAGAACTTAAAAGAGCAAAGCCCTCAAACGTACCGACGTGTTGATAATGGTGAGAAGCTCAGTGTCAACGATGTGATCAACCTGTCTAAAGCAGACATTGATGATGATAAGATCATTGGACTGATTCAGAAAACAAACAGTCACTATACGCTTAACGGTTATCAAATCGACAAGCTGCGTGATGCAGGTGTTTCTGAGCGCGTTATCAACTACATGATGTATAACACCTAGGAAACCCTTGCGCAACTCATTTGAGCAAACTGAAATGATCTTTTTTGCTAAAAAACCTCAATATCATTCAGTCAAAGCAGTTATACAAGAGCCTCAAGAAAAAGATTGGGGTTTGTCCAAACAAACCCCAAATTTTTTCAAGAGTGGAATAGTTCTTGATTGAACCTCCCTCACCAAAGGAGAAGGATTCTTGCTTCATAGACCCTCTTATGAGATGTCTCCACAAGCTTTTAATGTCCGATTGTCTCAGCCTAGACAGTCACTTGGCTATCGTGACGTTCTTAAGTTTAGCATAATAGCGAAATTCATCCAATCCTTAAAGTGCTTGGTTTTATTTCGCCGACCTGATAAAAGTAGATTTTTAGAATAAGCCCTGCATACTTGGATGAGCGTGAATGAGATAAAAAGTCATACCTTCTGGCGATTTAACCGGGAAGGATTTCACAAAAATGTCGAGTCTCACTGCTCTGCTGCCCTCAAACGGTTCAAGAAAATCATCCGCTCTTATGTTTTTTTTCACCTCTTTTTCCTTGGACTTCTTGCTGCTGAAGTGACCGCATTTTTCTTCTTTTTAACCCTCCTTTTTCAAACATCGCTCGTGGCTTTTTCTCTCGCTGCCATTCTCTTAACAGGGTTTGCCTATCTGATTCTTCTTTTCTACTTTCAAACGAAAAAACCGGAACAATTCCTCGAGCTTCGCAACTTTTTTATGCTCCTTTGTAAAAAGGGACTCCCGAAAAACCTCATGCGCTCGGAATATCATTTGTCGCTGGCAAATGCTGCCTACCGCTTTGCTTCTGTTTTGAGCAAGGAAGAAGGGCAGTTTTACCCCCTCCCTCAAAAAATTGGCTCTCTCAATCAGGTGATGCAAAAGGTAACAAACCTGTGCCACCGCAAGGACATCCATCGGATGAAAGAGGTCCTTTTTCTCGTTTCGATCAATGAGCATATCCAGCTGATCAAAAACGCACCGACAAATTTAGAGGCCCATGCCTCTTTAGCCAATGCCTATGTAGCCCTCTCCCGACTCTATCTTACGCAAGACGGGATGCGGGAAAAGTTTGAAGCCGCTGCAAAAAAGGCAATCCAAGAATTCAAAATCATGGACCACTACTCGCCAAAAGATCCTTGGGTCCATGCTCAACTTGCTTCGTGTTACCACGATCTAAAAATGTACAAAGAGGAGATCAGCGAGTACGAGCTCATTCTTGAGCTTTGCCCCGATGACAAACAAATCCTCTTCCGTCTTGGCATTCTCTACTTCCAAGAAGGGGAAAATGCCCGCGGTCTAGAAGTCTATGAAACACTCAAAGAGATGCAGTTTTCGCGCGCTGATGAACTCATCGATTTCTACGATGCCAACATCAAGCAAGAGTACTTCATTAGCTCCCTATAGTTTTGGCTTTGACAAATATCTCCCAACCGGTATGATCAAAAAATACTTACGTAACTGATAGGAAAGGGACATATGTTTACTTCAACTTTTCGCGTTTGCTTAATATTTACCGCATCACTTTTAGGGTTTAGCACAACTCAAATTCATGCAGCCGAAATGGCAGTACCTATACAGACCGAATCCGATGAAGAAGCCTTTCTTATTCGACGCATTGCAGAATTTTGGAAAGATGGTGACTTCCGCATCGTTAAAATGCAAATTGTCGATTTCTTGGATAAATACCCTGAAAGTAGTCTCAAAGACTATTTTTTAGGAATCTTAGGAGACATTTACCTCCAAGAAGATAGCTATGCCCAAGCACTGGATAACTACCAGCAGATTCAAGATCCTTACGTGATGAAAAAGACCCTTCTTAATAAACTCCAGTGCTACTATGAGCTTGATCAATATGAAGAGCTGACTGCAGATGCCCGTCCTTACCTCCTCAGCCACGCCCCAGAAATCCAAGATCGAAAAGATGAACTTTACTTCCTAATGGGAGAAGCCCTCTTTCGACAAGCCCTTAAAGAAGAAGAGTCCCAGTACAAGTTTGAGTTAGCTCAAGAAGCGCTCGGTTACTATGAAAACCTTCCTAATGAGCAATATAAAGAGGTTTCTTCCTTTGCCGTTGCAGAGATTTGTGCCATGTTAGGCCACCACGAAAGGGCCGCACACGCCTACAAGGAGCTTGCAGAAAACCACCCTGAAATGAAAGAAGACCTCCTCTTCCAAGTGGGATCTCTAGAGGCTCACTTCAATAAACTTGGAGCTGTCGAAACCTTTCGAAGAGTGGAAGAACTTAATGGCAAACGGGCTGATGAGGCAGCCTTTAATGTTCTCGTTCTCCTTTATCAAACCGAAGAATATGAAGAAGTCATCTCAAGTTACGAGAAAATTTCGCTAAGAATTCCTGAAAAGCACCTCCCCACCTTCCACTTCATTGTAGGAAAAAGCTTCTTTTCAACAGGAAATTACCAAAATGCAATTAACCCCCTCAAAGAGTATATTGCATCAACCTTCATCCCTTCTGACCAATTGAAAAATGCTCTCCTTATCCAGATGACCTGTGCCCACCAAACAAGTAATGAAGCTCTTTTCAGCACCTCTTTTGAAAAGCTAAACACCTTATTCCCAGGTGACCAAGAAATTCCCAAAGCTCTTTTCATGCATGCCATGATCCTTAAAGAGCAGGGAGCTATCGCAGAGGCCGATGAAAAACTAAAGATCATCAAGGAAAAATACCAAAACTTTGAAGATCAAGAAAGTTTCCTTTTTGAATATGGTCTCCTCGCCCACCAAAATGAACGATGGGAAGAGAGTTATGACACTTTTAAAGCCTATGTCACTCAATATGACGAAAGCTCAAGAATCGACGCTGCATGGAAGCTCTTCCTCTCCTCTTCCATTAACCTCTATAAGGAAGGGCGTGAGGACTATGCAAAACCTCTTTTCTTTGCAGACTTAGAAAAAGCCTTAGATTATTCCGCCTTTTTAAATAGCGATGAGATGAGAGACTATGCCCTTCTCTATGCTAAAACAGCTTATGAGCTTGATCATTATTCCAAAGCGCTTCACTGCTTACAAGATCACATCTTTACCGTCTTGGAAGAAGGAGAGGCCTTAGATGCACTTGCAGAAGCCCACTTCATTGCAGGACTTTGCCACGCAGAAACAGGGTCTGACCCTTCTGCTTTCTGCATGCACCTCGAAGAAGCGATGCTACTCAAGCCCGATCTCTACGACTCCCCTCCTACCCACCTGCAACTCTTTAACGCCTATATTTCTCTAGCAGGATATAGCGACTCCAGAGAGGTTCCCGCATCAGGAGATCAGCAAAAAGAGTTTGTTAATCATGCTGCAGAGCATCTCCAAGAAGCCATTTCAAAAGGGGCTGATGTTGTCAAAGAGGAAAACCGCCTTTGGCTTGCTAATCACTACTATGAAAAAGTGGGTAAAACCGATCTCAGCCTTCAAAGTGAGCTTCACCCCGAAGTGGCAAGTGCTGCTGACCACGCACGTACCCATTACGAGCATGTGCTCCTTTCCAAGAATCAGCTGATTGATTTAGAGGCAGGCAACCTCCACTTAGAAAATGAAGTGGTCAAACTTGCAAAACTTTATGAATACCAAAATGAAAACAAAGAAAAGCTCCGTCTCATCAAACAACTGCTGCAGCAACAAAGTGAAAAGCCACAGCTCAACTGGTCCTCACAAAAAGAAGCTCTCTACGAGCTAGCAACGGTTTATGATGCACTGGATGACAAGGAAAAGGCCTTTGAAACTTATAGCTTTATCCATGCTTCTGCCAATCACTTCCCCACCCCCCTTGCCAACCATGCTACCCTTGCAGCAGCACGTCTTCAGTTCGAACTCCTTGAGGACGACTTAAGAGAAGAATCGAATGAAGAGGTTTTAGCTGTTTTAAATCACTTAAAAGAGCTTCAAATCCGAAAAAATGTTAGCTGCGAACCCACTCACCTGGAAGCAGCCCTTGAGTATGCAAAAATTCGAGCCATCCTCTCCGATCCAAAAGAGCGCGATAGCCGCTACCTCTTTTTCTTAGGCCGGATTAAAGATGACTTCAACTCTCAAGAAGACCTTGTGACACAAGATTACTTGGTCAATTTAAGTCGCGATGCAGAGAAAAAACATCTCTTCGAGTCTTACATGAAGTTTATCGATGCTGAAAAAATGCGTCTCGAAGCAAAAAAGCTTTACGAGCAAAACCGTTTAGTTGAAATGGAAGAGCTTCACGAAGGAGCCCTTTCCCTTTACAGCAAGATTAAAAATGATCCCACCACCCCTCGGGATCTCTATGATCGGATTGCTACGAGCATACAAGAGATTAATGCCCTAAATGCTTACCCCTGATTGCTACCTATGAATAATCGCCTGAATTTTTCTTTTTTCCCGGGCTTAGATGAACAAACCTCCCCCCTACTTTATCCAAGTATGTGGAATTTTTGGTCATTCTTAGGCAACAATCAGGGGCAGTAACCATGCAAAAAAGCGCTTTCATAGCATTGCTTACCTTTTCCTTTCTTTTAGGAGCAGGAGAAGAGGAAACTAAATTTTCCCTTCCTCCAACAAGTACGCTATTTTTCCCTGACCTCCCTATTTCTCTTACTTTTCCCATTAAGCACTCCATCTCTCCGAAACGCTCATTCAGTGGATCTTCTCTTACCTTTAAAACGTTTAGCCCAAATCCAGAGCTACGTAAGCAAAAACAATTGGCTCCTCAAACAAATCGAAGCCTCCCACCCCAAAAAGAATGCTCTCCTCCCTTTTTAACAAAAAGCTTAGCTATCCATTTGTCGCCAAAGAGTGAAAAGATTCCAGTACTCGAATTGACCAAAGAAAAAAAGAGGACTGTCCCTTTCTTCCACCCAGATGTTTTCTTTAAGCAGGGGCATAAAGAGTGGGGCGATTTCGCATTTAAAGAGTTTTTACTCCCTGAGGTTGGAAAAAATATCGCTGCTCATCCTTCCCCTTTAGAGCTTTTTCCCGATATGGAGCCCTTTTTTGCCTTAGTATGTCGAGGGTGCTCCTTCCCAAATACCAAAGAGATTCTCTGGGCCCACCCGATTCCCATTGGAGAAGATGAAAGCCATTCCCTTACAGACGTTTACCCCTCTCTTACCCTTAATTTTTCAGAAAGTCTCCCTCTCTACCTCACGATTCAACATACCGGTAGTGGCATAGAGCTTGAAAGGGAGCGATTGCGCTATATAAAAGAAGAGCTTGAACCATGGAGGGAAATTGGACTCGATACACTTCTCCTCCCCTCTATCGGTAAAAAACCCCTTCCTGGACAGATTAAAAATCCCCATATGGAAGCTTTTTTTGCCTTAATTCCACGAACCGTTCAGCTACCCAATACAAAAAAGCTCCTTTGGAAATTTGCAGCTCCTTCAAAAGAGTATCCCGACTCTATTCGATCTGAAGACCAATCGTCTATCACACTTACTTTTCCAGACACCTTCCCACCTGGTTTAGAAACTGAATATGCTGCCCATGTAAACCCAATCGATGACCAAAGGTTTATCTACCAAAAACCCCCTCCTGACGTGTGGAACAACTGCTCTTTAAAAGGGCTCCGTTTCCCTACAGTTGCCCTTAAGATTCCTCCTTCTAAGCGTCTAGAGCGCTTAAAAAGAACTGAAGAAGAGTTTCCCAAAATCAGCTCGGTCCTTGCTTTAGTCCCGCGTACCATCCACATGCCTAATACCAAAAAGTTGCTCTGGGCTCATTTTGCTCCTTCAGAAGAACGGGGCAAGCTTACTGGATTGACAGGGAGTTCTCATATCGCCCTTAACCTTTCAAAATCCCTTGCGGGTCACCTAAATACAAAAGGGACCTTTCCTTTCCATCTTGCTTCAAATCCGTTTACCTACAAGGGCTCTGTTGATAAGGTAGTAGAAAATCCTTTTACATCTTCTTCTCTCCCTGTGGTTCCTCTAGCAATTATCCCGCTAGAGGAATCAAAAGGACTTACCAAAGTGGGTGAAGATATTCCCAACCTTGACTCAGTACTCACACTCGTTTTCCGAAATATTACCCTTCCCAATGCAAAAAAACTCGTTTGGCGTGTCGATGTCCCTGTTAGAGAAGGAGAATACCTAAAGTTAACGGGGAAAAAATCCTATAATCCCTCTCGCCCTGCGCACTACCCTCCAGAAACCCCCTCTTTTGCCTTTGAAATTGCCTCTCTTGAAATTCATACAGCACCTCTCGAATATCTAAAAGAACCCATAAGCTCTTATGGAATGAGCACCAGGTCCAAACAATCTCAAGAATGGGGGATTTGCCAAAGCCAGCGCCTCAGATTTAACTCCCTCGAAGCAGTCCCCTATCCAGGAGATAGGGGCGATGGAGAGGGAGCTAAAGATCTTGCACTCCCCTATATTCGAGAAAAAGGGGTGATGCCAAGCAAACAGACCATGACACCCAAAAAACTCCCCCTTGAAGGTTTTTTTTCCTCCGAAGCTCTCCTAGATCTGGCAGCACGCGTCCCCTCCTTTTCAAATACCTTTGCTCTTCTTGCAAAAAATCCCCT
The sequence above is drawn from the Candidatus Neptunochlamydia vexilliferae genome and encodes:
- a CDS encoding response regulator transcription factor — protein: MAQKKRILLIEDEEDIAALIKLQADLSGYKLHVEVDGINGYRAVEREKPDLVIVDVMLPGQNGFDICRKIKSNPELKNIPVIILSAKGEELDVVLGLELGADDYVAKPFSPKILFSRIKAILRRGKEPEKMQKLLVFGEFALDVTRYMLKKDGEAITITLSEFGILKRLVTNQGKVLTRNQLLDDVHNDDAFIVDRNIDVHIAALRKKLGPNFNWIETVRGVGYRLREEPVAVK
- a CDS encoding MFS transporter: MNKIERSSFRAILSVLFLDNLGLVVVYPIFTPLVLKPIYSLLPPDYPLSIRLILLGVLIAAFPFAQFIAGPFIGHIADTKGRRFGLTLALLGETIGFLMTGIAIHLMNYPLLFFSRLFTGFFAGNLTICLCAISDMSPNPQTRSKNFGIVSSVIGISFVAAIVLGGTLSNDAVDSFFSSAFPFWAMTLFSLINIGIVKLKFTETHVACKANCHYFREQIGELLQVFKNKHLKYLYFLFFFFMLGWVVSLQFLSTFLIEHFIGTKLAITLTFIGVGVAWCVGNMVINRFFVSRFKVGKILFYSLLLSTVSLFAASEVRHFFLFVHFIIFAGLAASLAWTNCLALISAKAPPHLQGKLLGFNQSVATISMVFAPLFGGMVGEFDIRTIYLFASLSLLISMIFSIRYKTKTPF
- a CDS encoding glycine zipper domain-containing protein, giving the protein MIRKSSILVLGATALLIAGCESNTGTGVLVGGVGGAAIGGIAGGGTGAVIGAASGVIVGGLIGAYLDNQEQKNLKEQSPQTYRRVDNGEKLSVNDVINLSKADIDDDKIIGLIQKTNSHYTLNGYQIDKLRDAGVSERVINYMMYNT
- a CDS encoding VWA domain-containing protein, with the translated sequence MAPQTNRSLPPQKECSPPFLTKSLAIHLSPKSEKIPVLELTKEKKRTVPFFHPDVFFKQGHKEWGDFAFKEFLLPEVGKNIAAHPSPLELFPDMEPFFALVCRGCSFPNTKEILWAHPIPIGEDESHSLTDVYPSLTLNFSESLPLYLTIQHTGSGIELERERLRYIKEELEPWREIGLDTLLLPSIGKKPLPGQIKNPHMEAFFALIPRTVQLPNTKKLLWKFAAPSKEYPDSIRSEDQSSITLTFPDTFPPGLETEYAAHVNPIDDQRFIYQKPPPDVWNNCSLKGLRFPTVALKIPPSKRLERLKRTEEEFPKISSVLALVPRTIHMPNTKKLLWAHFAPSEERGKLTGLTGSSHIALNLSKSLAGHLNTKGTFPFHLASNPFTYKGSVDKVVENPFTSSSLPVVPLAIIPLEESKGLTKVGEDIPNLDSVLTLVFRNITLPNAKKLVWRVDVPVREGEYLKLTGKKSYNPSRPAHYPPETPSFAFEIASLEIHTAPLEYLKEPISSYGMSTRSKQSQEWGICQSQRLRFNSLEAVPYPGDRGDGEGAKDLALPYIREKGVMPSKQTMTPKKLPLEGFFSSEALLDLAARVPSFSNTFALLAKNPLPSTINPEIDLGSDQIPEPETAMVRSQSKEILEHYEQESAASAGSIALASPKVKSVPTDSEVHAINKSSRFTNAFLTEIPPPSYLETATYDNEFETEVHYAKREDGKGYHFAVKMRPNKELSFGSPNQHVIFVVDGSSSIKKHRFGTFKEGVARALPYLREGDSFNIIVADSKLVPFSKSPMRYSKNSIAKAKRFLHERTYRGYFINYDAFDLLAKVTNYFDPERENIVVLLTDGHSFSTLKHHKEDFQELSEASKGRFSVFTATASQNNNLSMLDLVSTFNNGELMYSKTHAAFSRQLARLVRHIEHFVAKDVHIHTTSRKQDEGIEFYPNANTLPSLYSDHPYIVYGTIDELKDFDLILQGRSGEQWINVKQHITFRGAEKASYSIQKGFALQQAYICYDYFLKKDNPFFLSEAERILDPFAIPTVTR